TCCGGACGATTCGCGGATTTCCCGCAGCGGCCGTCCGAAAATCGTGAGCCAACTCGAGCTGGCGCCGCTCGTCGCCGTGGGCGCGCACCAGTTCCTTCATGATCGTCAAAAGAACGCGGGCGGTATTCAGAGGGAGGGCGCCGACGGCCGTGCTCAGCACCTCTTCACGTAGTGAACGCAGGGCGTCCAGCCGATCGTCGAGCTCGCCGGTTTCGAGGGATTCCAGAAGGTGAACCACTGCAAAAGCGATGCGCAATCCCCTCGACTCGGCCAGTTCCTTGATGCCATGGGGGTGAAGGTAAGGGTAAACCAGCTTTCGGGCGTGCTTGCGGGACTGGTCGCGTGTGAGAACGTCGTTGACGATGTCCAGCAGTTGGTAGTCGCGTTTATCGAATTGCCATCGAGACATGGATGTTCCTGTGCTATGGGAATGGTTCAGGGGGGAAAACGTTTGAGAAGGTTTTTCCCCCTTTCCCCTCCCTTTCAAAACCCTTGAAGCAGGCGCCACCTTTCGACCGGTTCGACAGGCTCACGGCTTTCACCAAGCTCAGGGCAGGCTCCTGCGGGAGGCGCTTATGCTAAAAGCATGGCTGAGTTGTATGAAAACCTCAGCCGGCTCCCTTCAGACCCCTTCGCAAATTGTTACAGAGGTAAATCTAATTTGTTACAAAATTTCTTTCAACCGATTTGGGAAAGAAATACGAAGAGTTCGCCTTAGGATAGGCCATCCGTGAAAAGATACGAACGGAGGATAAAGCGGCGAGGCATTATCGAACAGAATACCGGTCTCTTAACAGCTTGCGCTCCCGGTCCACATCATTTCGTTTCATCATGTAGGCCTTGTCAAAGGGGGTTCGGGCGTGCAGGCACTTGAGCTCGGCATTGAACACAGTGGTCAGGATGCCTCTTGCCCGCGTAAAGAAATCCTTGTGTTCCATTTTTTTCAACCGGGGATCCCAACCCACGTGCGCGACGCGGTCCGTCCGTCCGATGAAGAAATTCGCCACCATGTCGCAAACGGGAAACCCTCCAATCTCACTACCCACGGGTCTGGTTGGCTCGGCTTTCGTGGGAAACAAGGCCACTTTGCTGAAGTCCGGCGTTTTGAACAGCGGTAGATCCACCACCGCCCCGCCCATGATGTCGATCTCGGGATTACGCTCCATATGGGTGAGGGCCGACGTAAGGTCCGTGCGGCGATAAAAGATAAAGTCGTCATCCATGATGAGCGCATACTTTGTTGAAACAACTTTCAGGGCTTCGTTTCGTCCAAATGAGATACCGGTGTCATAGGGAAGACGGATGACGTTCACGCCACTGATTTGCGAAGGACAGCGGCTGTCGTCCGCAATAACGATTTTGAGGCTCGGACAGATCCTTTCCGTACTGGCGATCAAGCGCTTCAACATGTGCGGCCGTTCAAACGTCTTTACTACAGCGGTGAGGTGCTGAAGCAACGTTTCGTCACAGGAAGGGGGGATTCCACAGAGTGTATCCAGGATCCGTTGGGCGACGAGTTCCTGAGCAACGACAACGGTGTAGATCGGCTTTCCCAAAGCCCGAAGACGACCGTCCACCATCTGGTTGAGAACAAAACGCTTGGCTGTGTCAACAAGCGACATAGGCAGACCCGGAACATTGATTCGCTAATGGGTTCCGATTGCAGGGCGTCAAGCCCTTTCCAGCAAGGCGCTGTTATAGCCCCGGCGGACGTGAGCTATCTTTAGGCGCTGAATAGTAGGACATTTTGAAGGCTCAGGCAACGACTTTGCATTTCGGCCGGGGGCTCGACGCCTATTGCGAACATTGTTCCGCCGGAGCTTCCGCGGTCTCGTGTCCTTCGGACCCAGACAGCAAGCTGTCCGGTGCTGGGTTACGCTCGCTTACCCGGCCAAGGATGCTTTTGAGACCGGCGCCACCCCGCGGTAGGCGCCTCCACTCGGGAAGTCTTGCGAACGCGACGGAGAACTGTTAATTCAGAGGAGTTCCACACGTACCCGGTTAGAGCGTATTTGCCGCTTTGTACCAAGCGAAGAAGGAGCATCCTATGGAGACCATTGTTTCCATTTTGTGTGACAACAGCATCAAAGCCCCCGGATTCATGGGAGAGCACGGCTTCAGCGCGCTCATCGAACGGAACGGGGAAAAACTGCTTTTTGACGCCGGATCGGCTTTGTCCATCGAGCATAATCTCAAGAAATTGGACAGAAATCTCGAGGGGCTGACCAAGATACTGGTGAGCCACGGCCATTACGATCACACCGGTGGGTTGAAGTGGGTTCTCGAACAGGTCGGGCGTGTCGAGGTGGTGGCTCATCCGGCCATGTTTTCGAAGCACATGGCCCGCAACCCCGAGGATCCAAACGATACCGGCAGGTATATCGGTTGTCCGTACCCTCGCGAAGAACTGGAACAACTGGGAGCCGTTTTCCGATTCACGGACCGGAGCATCGAGGTCGTTTCCGGCGTGTGGTTTCTGGTGGGCATCGAGCGGGAGCAGGATCATGTGCCTTCGGACCCCCGGCTCGTGCTTCCCGGCGGAGGTTCCTTACAACTCGATCCTATCGAGGACGACGCCAGCCTGTTGATCGAAACGGACGAGGATCCGGTGCTGGTGCTGGGATGCGCCCACGGGGGCGTGCTCAACATCCTCGATCACGCCAAAAACGAGATGGGCGTGAACAAGCTGAAAGCCATATTAGGGGGCACCCATTTGCTGCTTGTCGGTTCCAAGGACATGCCTGAAATCATTGAGAAGTTCGAGGAGTTTTCCGTGAAATTGCTCGGCGTTTCGCATTGCACGGGCATGAAGGCCACGCTTGAGCTGGCCAGGCATTTCGGAGACCGTTTCGAACTGGCCTCGGCCGGAAGCGTGTTTCGCTTTTAACCGGTCGGCTCGGTTAGTCGATGGAGTCGCTTTTTAATGGAAGCCTGAGTGAAGTTTATCAACCGGTTCGTGGGCGGTTTCATCGGATCGCCCATCATGAACTTTATTGTCGTGGACGTGAGGGGGGGCGGAACGGCGGCTCTACGTGGAATCCGACGACTTCTTTCTTCCGGCAACTATAGATACGCGGAATCAGACATCGAAAATGACCGTGGCTTTCCATGTGCGGTTCTTTCGGATATGGATCCGGTGGTAGGTGGCTGCTTTGATGTCCTCGACCACCTCGTGGACCTCCGGATCGAAGGGAACGGTCTCGATGTCCGCCCGTAGATGGCGTTCGGACTCCATCCGTACGGAAATATCCTCTATCACCTGTCGTTCTTCTTCAAACAGATACAGAAGCTCGTTCAGAAAGCGGATCAGAAGGTCCTCCCGATCGAGTCCCGACACTTCCACGAAGCCGCTTGTCGCCTCCACGCCGCTATCGCCGGAGACCATCTCGCGGAAAAGCGCGAGGCCGGCGGTTTGAAAAAGACCTTCGATCGTCGGCGCTTCGAATTCAAGGCCGAGGTCCGCCGTATGCTCGATGGGACGGCAGGTTCCGGGAAGAGGCGCTTTGCTCATTTACTCCAGAACGATTTTGTGTTCCACCAGGTTCAGTTTCTTGATCTTGGCGTCAACGAGCTTTTGTTCACCAAAGATGTTGACGATACGAAGCTTGCCGTTATCGGGCTCCACGATGTCCACGCTTTCCAGCAGCTTCTCCTCTTTTCCGTTTCTGATCAGATAGGCCGTTGCTTCACACATTTATTCAATCAACTCCTTCATTCTTTCGTTCACTATGATATCCACCAGATGGGGCAGCGGTTCGGGCCGCGCTCCGATAATCTCGACGGGTTCCTGGGTCAGGGGCAACAAATACTTTTTCGCCGGACTGGTGCAGATCGCCGCCGCGATGCCGGCGGTGACCTCGCCCATCATGGCGTCCACGAGAACGATGCTCACAGGGCCGATAATGGCGTCGGCCGTGGCCGCGGTTACACGAATGGCATTTTCGCCGGTGGCGCCCCGGTTGGCTCGAGCCTTCATCATCTGGGCCGTTGCGATGGCATTGGTACCCAGGGCAATGATGTCGACCCGTTCGCCGTACGTCTCTTTCAGACGCTTGACGATCGTACTGCCGATACCTCCACCCTGCCCGTCAACAACGCAAATCTTTTTGAGCTTACTCATATAACATAACCATTATCACCCTGACCACCATGCCGGATCCGGGTTTTAGGATTCAACATTTGACGTCGGGCGCCTCGTTCCAACCGGTTTGTTAAACTCGGCGGGATCCATGCTGAGTTTCATTGTATGGCCGCAGCGTACGCTTCGTCGATCCGTTGCTTCAAGTACGCCGGCGTTTCTCGGTCTCCGTCGTCCATGTCGAAACAGTAGCCCGCTTCCTGAAACAGGCCATTGGGTATGGCGTTGCCTTTTCCGTCAGGGTCCGTGATCTCATCTTCGTAAAAACAGACGGAGAGCCAGAAAGGCCCTTCCGGATCCGGGATCACATCCATCAAAAAGAACACGGGCCGCTTGCGATCGGTTTTCGAATCGGACGTTTGGGCGCGAAACGAATAACTGATTCCCGGCCGCGAAACGAATGACCACGCAGCCGGCGGTTTGCTCTTTACCGTTTCGATAAGCTCCAGGTAAGCCCGTTTGAGGTCCGATTGATCTTCGGGCCAACTGCTCAGAAATGCGTCCAGGTCCTTCTGTTCCTTTTCCGTCGCCATAAGACTCCCCTGCCTCCCTGTGGAACGGATTCAGATGAGTACGGGATTATTCCGTCAAATGGATGCCCCATTTTTTCAGCGCGGCCACCCCGCCTTGAAGGTTTCTCGTGTTTCCGATACCGGCGTCTTCCAGTGTGATCTGTGCTTCATACGAACGAACGCCCGAATTACATACCAGAATCAGCTTCTTGTCTTTCGGCACTTCCGCCATTCGTTCACGCAATTCGTCCTGGGGTATATTGATCCAGCAAGCGGGGTATCGTTCTACGTAGGGCTGGGCGTTTTGCGGTCCCCTGACGTCGAGAAAGATGAAATCGCCGTCGTGTCGGCACTGAAAGAGTTTGTCGAACTCGTCCACGTTCAAGATACGGTTCTTTTCAGCCAGAATGTTATCCGCCGTATTGGCGACGGCGTTCAGGATATCCATGGCGGCTGAAAAAGGCGGCGCATAGGCCACTTCAAGGTTACTGATATCCTCGATGGTGGGCTGATATTTGAGTATGGCGGCCACAGCGTCGATTCTAGCCGCCAGAGCGTCGTTCTTGGCTCCGATGCCTTGCAGACCCAGGACCCGGCGTGTCTTTCGGTCAACGATCAGCTGGAGGTACATGAGTTCCATTTCGGGATAGAAGTGGGCGCGATCTCCCTGCACCACAAAGGCGCTAACGGGATCGAACCCTTCCGCTTTGGCCTGCTTTTCGTTGAGCCCCACGCTTCCGAAACTGATTTCAAACAGCTTGACGATGAAGCTTCCCACAACACCCTCGAAGGTCGCGTTACCGCCTGCGACGTTCGTGCCGATGATTCTGCCCTGTCGATTGGCCAGGGAGCCGGACGGCAGATGGAAGCGCTTTCCCGTCAGGAGATGCTTGACCTCGATGCAGTCGCCCCCCGCGTAGATGTCGGGATCGGATGTTTCCATCCGGCTGTTGACGACGATTCCGCCCCTTGGGGTCACCTCGAGACCGGCGTCTCGGGCGAGATCGGAGTTGGGACGGAACCCCACGGCCATGATCACGGCGTCGGTTTCCAGGGAGCGTTGGTCGGTAACGACGACCAGGCCCGAATCCCGGCGCTCGATGGCCTGTATGGTTTCTCCGAGGTGGAACCTAACGTTGTTCTCCTCCATATGTTTCTGAGCCATGCGGGCTACGTTGGGATCGGCGACACCGGGAAGGATCTGATCCTGGATTTCGACGACGGCAGTCTCCACTCCCCATAAATCCGAGAAAGCCTCCGCCATTTCGAGGCCGATGGCGCCCGCTCCGATAACGACCGCCTTTTCCATTTTTCCGGTCGTCAGACGGTTCTTTATCGAAATCGCTTCGTTCAAGCTGGAAACGGTGAACACGCCTTCCTGGTCCGCCCCCGGTATGGGCAGACGGTGTGCGCGAGCCCCCGTGGCCAGCACCAGCTTGTCGTAGGGAAGCTCTTGTTCTTCACCCGAATCCAGATTGCGGACCAGAACGTTCTTGCGCCGCCGGTCGATGGCGACAGCCTCGGTTCGGGTCAGTACACGCACATCCTTGGCGTTCTTGAAAAAAGATTCGTCTCTCAACATGTGGAAGCTGGTGCTTTGCAGTTGGCTTGCATCGGCCACGTCCCCCGACACATAATAGGGGATGCCGCAGCCTCCATAGGAGATCAGCCGGTCCCGATCCACCAGAAGTACGTTTGCTCCGGGTTTCAACCGTTTCAGTCGGCAAGCCGTTTTGGGTCCCAGAGCCACCGCGCCGATGATCACAACGTTCATATGTGGCCCTCCTGAATTGATTATGGTATTCTTAGGGCAAAGCGGATCGGGATGCAAGGTCTAAATCGGCCTTGGATCTGATAAGCCTTGACAGCGATCCTGCTCCGATGATAGACAACTTCTTTTCTCCCGGAATAGGGCACTCGAACTCTCGAATTGTTTCGAATCCGGGGTAACTCCTTGCTCCGTCAGGGGCTATATCCGTAAGGAGACTGTTCATGAGACGCTATGAGACCATCTACATTTTAAGACCGGACT
Above is a genomic segment from Deltaproteobacteria bacterium containing:
- a CDS encoding DUF3842 family protein — its product is MSKLKKICVVDGQGGGIGSTIVKRLKETYGERVDIIALGTNAIATAQMMKARANRGATGENAIRVTAATADAIIGPVSIVLVDAMMGEVTAGIAAAICTSPAKKYLLPLTQEPVEIIGARPEPLPHLVDIIVNERMKELIE
- a CDS encoding archease yields the protein MSKAPLPGTCRPIEHTADLGLEFEAPTIEGLFQTAGLALFREMVSGDSGVEATSGFVEVSGLDREDLLIRFLNELLYLFEEERQVIEDISVRMESERHLRADIETVPFDPEVHEVVEDIKAATYHRIHIRKNRTWKATVIFDV
- a CDS encoding CooT family nickel-binding protein; translation: MCEATAYLIRNGKEEKLLESVDIVEPDNGKLRIVNIFGEQKLVDAKIKKLNLVEHKIVLE
- a CDS encoding glycosyltransferase — translated: MSLVDTAKRFVLNQMVDGRLRALGKPIYTVVVAQELVAQRILDTLCGIPPSCDETLLQHLTAVVKTFERPHMLKRLIASTERICPSLKIVIADDSRCPSQISGVNVIRLPYDTGISFGRNEALKVVSTKYALIMDDDFIFYRRTDLTSALTHMERNPEIDIMGGAVVDLPLFKTPDFSKVALFPTKAEPTRPVGSEIGGFPVCDMVANFFIGRTDRVAHVGWDPRLKKMEHKDFFTRARGILTTVFNAELKCLHARTPFDKAYMMKRNDVDRERKLLRDRYSVR
- a CDS encoding MBL fold metallo-hydrolase, whose amino-acid sequence is METIVSILCDNSIKAPGFMGEHGFSALIERNGEKLLFDAGSALSIEHNLKKLDRNLEGLTKILVSHGHYDHTGGLKWVLEQVGRVEVVAHPAMFSKHMARNPEDPNDTGRYIGCPYPREELEQLGAVFRFTDRSIEVVSGVWFLVGIEREQDHVPSDPRLVLPGGGSLQLDPIEDDASLLIETDEDPVLVLGCAHGGVLNILDHAKNEMGVNKLKAILGGTHLLLVGSKDMPEIIEKFEEFSVKLLGVSHCTGMKATLELARHFGDRFELASAGSVFRF
- a CDS encoding FAD-dependent oxidoreductase, yielding MNVVIIGAVALGPKTACRLKRLKPGANVLLVDRDRLISYGGCGIPYYVSGDVADASQLQSTSFHMLRDESFFKNAKDVRVLTRTEAVAIDRRRKNVLVRNLDSGEEQELPYDKLVLATGARAHRLPIPGADQEGVFTVSSLNEAISIKNRLTTGKMEKAVVIGAGAIGLEMAEAFSDLWGVETAVVEIQDQILPGVADPNVARMAQKHMEENNVRFHLGETIQAIERRDSGLVVVTDQRSLETDAVIMAVGFRPNSDLARDAGLEVTPRGGIVVNSRMETSDPDIYAGGDCIEVKHLLTGKRFHLPSGSLANRQGRIIGTNVAGGNATFEGVVGSFIVKLFEISFGSVGLNEKQAKAEGFDPVSAFVVQGDRAHFYPEMELMYLQLIVDRKTRRVLGLQGIGAKNDALAARIDAVAAILKYQPTIEDISNLEVAYAPPFSAAMDILNAVANTADNILAEKNRILNVDEFDKLFQCRHDGDFIFLDVRGPQNAQPYVERYPACWINIPQDELRERMAEVPKDKKLILVCNSGVRSYEAQITLEDAGIGNTRNLQGGVAALKKWGIHLTE